tacttgatgataaatgggTCCCCAAGATTGCTGATTTTGGCATGGCCCGCCTCTTTCCTGAAGACGAAACGCACGTCAATACCCGTGTAGCTGGTACCAAGTATGTTGTCTTGTGCCTCCATATCTATATGTTAGTATGTTGACTCCAAGTGCTTGGGATCTACGTGATTGACTTGATTTTAATATAGAACTTTGTAATATGCTTGAAACAGTGGGTATATGGCTCCAGAGTATGTTATGCATGGCCATTTATCAGTGAAGGCGGATGTGTTCAGTTTTGGAGTTGTGGTTTTGGAGCTGATCAGTGGCCAAAGAAATTCATCGTTCAACTTAAATGTTGATGCGCAGAGTCTACTTGATTGGGTAAGATTGTAGATCAGACTATTATTTGATGAGCCAAGTATGAAAATTATGTGGCTGGCGCTGTTCAAGCTGAGCTGTTTGTGCCAAGCACTTCATACATGTTGATGCATTAGGTTTCATAGAATGAACAAGCTTTTGGCCCACCCTATGGGTCAAATTTTATCACCCAATATGTGGGTCCGAGTCAAAATTTGATTACTATATACCAGATCGcatcacaaaagaaaaagtcttTGAGAAACTTTAGGTCTATCTGGCTCCTTTTGGTTTttactggaaaaaaaaaaaggttttatgTCACTCAAATCATGAAAGCATAGTACAGGGCATAACATGCTACCAAGGGAATTGTTGGAAACTGTTTGTTACAACATTTTTCAGAGAACAAGCTTGAAAACAGAAACGTTAGAAGTAATGTATACATAATctgttttcaagttttgaattCAGTAGctataaaatttattgaaaacATTTTGTCCTGCAAAGCCTAAACATTGTCCGACTGTTGCTACAGGCATACAAGCTTTACAAGAAAGGGAGGAGCTTGGAGATTATGGACCCGACATTAGCATCATCTGCGGTCACGGAGCAAGTAGCAATGTGCATTCAAATAGGGTTGCTCTGCATACAAGGTGATCCCCAACTCAGACCCACCATGCATCGTGTGGTGGTAATCCTATCCAAGAAACCAAGCAATCTGGAAGAGCCAACTAGACCTGGAGTACCCGGATCAAGATATAGAAGATCTCGCCGGCCACCAGGACTGTCTTCCACTGGTGGGAGTTCTGGTGAATCTAATTCCCGTTCCCGTACATTTGGTTCAAGCTTTACTGCCACTGGAACCACTTCAGCAGCACCAGAACTAGATGACCGTGGCAAGCGTCCGGCGGAAAGTTAGGTATACTCTTTATAGGAGGTTTTGATTATTCTTTTTGTACAATAGAAATGTATAATTTTGTGTAATATGATGTCAAGTTAAAAGAGGGAATTCCAAATTGTTGCATTTTGGTTCAACCCCAATTATTTCATGTGTGCGTTTGTTACAACACTACAAGAGAAGGGCTTTCCACCGGAAATACATATTCTGATTACGTCTACCTTtccccaaaaccaaaacccatcTGAAATTTAGTTGGGCTCTACTTCTcttgcaagaaaaataaatgaatattaGTTGGGCTGCTTCTGAACGCTTATCCAGAGTGTTGAGGGCCCAAGCTCGAATGCATATAATGAGGGGGTTGTGGGTGACAAAcctaaattttaaatttttttttttcaacctAAATTAAAACCAAAGTTAATACCTTTTTTGATGACTCCCTTGACATGTTTGAAGCATTCATGAGACTTGTTTGTATCAATGAATTATCAAATAatgatgaaacaaattattggAGTTGATATTAAGGTTTTTAAAAGTATGATTTTTCGTTTACgtttgattagggttgaatatggtaAGTATGGtttacttattaaaattacatttgcttcataattcaatatatctttTTAGTCATGTTTTATTATAGTAAATTAgcaattcaataaataatttaatagtaGTGtatactcagttaattttagaatttgtTTACAGCATCCAATTCTAAATAGAAAAAGTTAGAATGAGCTCTCACAATTGACAAATGTCAAAATTGCATTTATTTTGAGAATGAACTACTCCTCAGCCAATCAATTTACTAAACTAACAGGGAGTGTCGGAGTTGGTGGgtattgtaaaaaaaaaaaaaaaaagataaagaacaAAGTTTAATGTGACGTGTCAAATATGATGACCAGCGTGTTGATATCCCGACACGTGTCCTACACAAGACGGGTAGTTCACGAGAAATGTCAGTACTTTGCAGCTGACTGGTATACTTAGGTGAATCAGTAACAGTAAATAATCCATACGCACTTTTTGGTatgaaaaacttcaaaataaaaatacccaCTAATACAGTGATTTTGAGTATTTACTTTTTCAGACAAAATCTTAGGTTCGAATTCTAACAttcgtgttgtgtgtgtgaatttaataTGCTATCATCCACTTCAATAGGAAAtatcttaaaaataaaataaataaataaataattcatatACATTAACATTTACACAAGCACAGtagcaattaaaaaaagggtacAGGGACCACCAAGTCAAAATATATTAAGTGAAGCATATCCATCATCGATCATCTATCACCAACACCACCAAACATGGTTCCGCCTCGAAATCATTGCACCGTCTCTCAACCTTTGAATTTGGAGCAGAGGGCTGTGATTGCATACCAATAGCCAAGTCTGTGGACTACTGTCCGATTCCAAAAGTCAACTCTAGCCTCACCAGTCAACGGCTTCGATTTCTTTTAAGGTAGCGGCGCCCTCACTTTTCATCCTAGGCAACACATGCTCGTCAGATGTATAGAAACATATCCCTCTGCTGGGACCACACATGACCACACCCCGGGTCCTAAAGCGGGCCCCGCACTCCGCACTTGGATGCTGGATCTGAGAGCGAGAGCATTTTGAATCCCAAAGAATCAAGCATTGCCGCTCCATTTAAGCTTGCTGTCATGTCCTAATCCTACTGGCTCAGTTCTTTTACCATCTCACACTTCTTCACCTTTTCGGCCAATCAGCCTCTGAGCCTAGCAAAAGTAAAGCTGGCCAGAGCCCTATCCGATCC
The window above is part of the Prunus dulcis chromosome 1, ALMONDv2, whole genome shotgun sequence genome. Proteins encoded here:
- the LOC117632032 gene encoding putative receptor-like protein kinase At4g00960 → MGRCKIHRKSKNFLNNIIKTFGFSSSKEGQNEEDLEKIAAQEQKVFPFETLVAATKNFHSTHELGRGGFGPVYKGKLEDGREIAVKKLSQSSNQGKKEFMNEAKLLARVQHRNVVNLLGYCAHGVEKLLVYEYVAHESLDKLLFKSNRQEELDWKRRYDIICGIARGLLYLHEDSHNCIIHRDIKASNILLDDKWVPKIADFGMARLFPEDETHVNTRVAGTNGYMAPEYVMHGHLSVKADVFSFGVVVLELISGQRNSSFNLNVDAQSLLDWAYKLYKKGRSLEIMDPTLASSAVTEQVAMCIQIGLLCIQGDPQLRPTMHRVVVILSKKPSNLEEPTRPGVPGSRYRRSRRPPGLSSTGGSSGESNSRSRTFGSSFTATGTTSAAPELDDRGKRPAES